Proteins found in one Acidimicrobiales bacterium genomic segment:
- a CDS encoding proteasome activator, whose product MPDTQPAADPTALQGELLDPSADGQGQGERREAVEEPAKLMRIGSMIKQLLEEVRSAELDEAARARLKEIYETSLAELGSALSEDLRDELDRVAIPFGDTASVPSEPELRVAQAQLVGWLEGLFHGIQATLFAQQMAARAQLEDMRRQLPSGPGGPGPGPGPGPGGPGAMGEPGAGTYL is encoded by the coding sequence ATGCCCGACACGCAGCCCGCCGCCGACCCCACCGCCCTGCAGGGCGAGCTGCTCGACCCGTCCGCCGACGGCCAGGGCCAGGGCGAGCGCCGGGAGGCGGTGGAGGAGCCGGCCAAGCTCATGCGCATCGGCTCGATGATCAAGCAGCTCCTGGAGGAGGTGCGCAGCGCCGAGCTGGACGAGGCGGCCCGGGCCCGGCTCAAGGAGATCTACGAGACGTCGCTGGCCGAGCTGGGCTCGGCCCTCTCCGAGGACCTGCGCGACGAGCTGGACCGGGTGGCCATCCCGTTCGGCGACACCGCCTCGGTGCCCTCGGAGCCCGAGCTGCGGGTGGCCCAGGCCCAGCTGGTGGGGTGGCTGGAGGGCCTGTTCCACGGCATCCAGGCCACCCTCTTCGCCCAGCAGATGGCAGCCCGGGCCCAGTTGGAGGACATGCGCCGCCAGCTCCCCTCCGGGCCCGGCGGCCCCGGTCCCGGCCCCGGCCCCGGTCCCGGGGGGCCCGGCGCCATGGGCGAGCCCGGCGCCGGCACGTACCTCTAG